TTAGAATAAAATGTCAGTTCTGGTAGCAttgaaggggtgtgtgtgtgtggttttttttttttttttgtgaagctaTTCAACAGTTATTTTAGTTTCCACTGGGAGTTGGCTTTCCCCTTGGCATAGTTGCCGGGTGTTTTTCATTAACTGACATTGCAGCTAACGGGTATTCACTGTGAGAAGGAAGGCTTCAATTAATCGCCTGACAGCCCCACCACCCCCAGGTAGTAGTGTTGCTTCTTGTGGCTTTGCGCAAGAGGAGTATGGGATGTCGTGCAGCTAAAGGAATGTCTTGGAGGAAGTTGTTGGGTGTATTATGGTGTGTTTCTGTGGGGGTGTTTGTCTCCATATTTAAGCATTCTTCTCACTATAGTTGATAAGGTGATTTAATATGATGAGATGGGAAGAAAGTGAACTACAGTAGTATACAGAAGCAGTCTGAATGAAAAGGTTTAcaaccatgtttaaaaaaaaaaaaaggtatatttgTGAAACTGTTTGAGACGCCAACTGCCTAAAAGTTTCATGAACAGACTTtgacaaaaacattaaaatagtttgttttgtGAACAGCGCCTAAATATTCAGAAAGACGCGCAATCTAATGTAAATCAATTCAagatggttttatttttctgaatgtTTTCTTCTAGTATCTATCCACCCCTTAAGTTCGGAGAATGTTTAGACTGCGTGAGATCAGGTGACTAGGTTACTGCATTCCAATTGTCAGTTGCCCTCAAACTGCTTGGATTAAGTTTTTTGGAATGTTAATTACAGGACAGATCAGAAGCACTCTGTAAAACCGCAGCGTAATCTCCTTGTTGAAAAGCAGACAGCAGTTCTTTAGCATGACTCCGAAGCAAGGCATCCTACCTGATATTTAGACTTGAAATAAACAGTTATTGCTGTCTTGAGTCTATGGAAGAACCACACAGCCATTGCTACATTTGTCACTGCCCTTGTTTGGAAAGTTCTCTGACCTTTTACATGTGTGCCTCTTGAATCATTCATGCTCAATGATGGAGGCCAAAACCAGACCTGTAAAATGTTTTAGTCTGATATGCTTTCACCCGATCAAACAAACATTTTGGgatatattcaattgatctaaaataTTCCTTATGTCATTACCTCCCCTGTTTTTAAATAAGTGGATTTATGAAtggtttgtattttaattattttaaatgacagtGGTAAACACACCTAAACATTGATCTACAAAGTACAGGGATGGATACAAGATTCCTGTTgtaaagcagtttgatccatccctAGTTATactagtttaataagacatacctgagcttgcTTCCAAtatgctgtggctaatcaagcttgtggtaaaacctggaaagggtgaaactgctatgcaataggaatcttcTTTACATCCCTGAAGTGTAAGCACCACAATTATGAAAACTGacggcagactttttttttttctggtttcttCAGCTCCAAGTCCAACCTCTGCAGTTCACTACCTTGCAACAAAGTGCGTTGATGTCCGAAAACACCACCAGAATTCAAAGTGGTTTATGCCCTGGGGTCCCAACCAGTGTGAAAAGATCCGCGATTTCGACGAGGCCATGAtcaaacagattaaagccaatgAAATCGTGTTTGCGGTCCACATCCCTCTGCCCAACAGTGAGATGAGCCCCTGGTTCCAGTTCATGCTGTTCATCCTGCAGTTTGACATTGCCTTCAAGATGGGCAACCAGATAGGTAAGTGCAGTGCTAGGGAAACCCTGCGCTCCCTGTTCTTTCAGTGGATTGATTTCATATtatttggggggagggggagggggaggggtggcaTCGCAGCCGTTCCAAAAAACAATCAAGTtgaatgattctttttttttttctttttttttttttaatgccttggTATATGCCACTTCATATTGTGTGTTCATCCATAGCTATAGGAatcaatttagaaatgctaaaaaaaCTTTGACATCAAAATGCTTGTTATTGAGTTTTTACTTTTTACTGTAGTATTTCTAAACACTGCATAATGTAGTGTGTTTTATAAAAGACACTGTCCTACAGTTCTGGTTTGTGTTGCATTTTAATTGATGGAATATCCAAAATATATGTGAATATCCCTAAAATGAGTATGAAGgtccaaataataaacatgttgcAAGCCATTTGCCCTTGAGATGAACAATGTAGCGGAAGCCAAGCCCAGAATAGCCTAGAAAGTGTTGTGCCTTGAGTGCATTTGTCATCTCTAATTGGCATTTGATGTGAGCTGTATACAATTCTTCACTGTGGAATCAGGAGTTTTCCCATAGAGATTCACAGGAAGTGCTGGTAGCACACTTGTGTAATTTGCCTCCCCCTTCAAGTTCAAATGAGATTCCTGGATTGTTGCACCAAGGGTTGGCACTTGGAAACTAGCCAGGATTTGTTCTCAATGGAGGGATTAGTCTCTAACACAGTGTTTTAATGAGGGGACACTGCAGAGCCAGGCTGTCTGGGAAAGTGATAGAAATGGAGACCATGGAGTGACTGCTTCTAATGGAATTGCTTATACTGAAGCTTGCTATTGGTTCATAAAGCTGTAGAGGAGGGATCAGTTTGTTTAAATGATATACATACTTGAGGGCAATTCTAAACAAACTATAAAACGCATCATTTAGTAAGTATTTCTAAATGGATTGTGCGATTTCACTAGTGGAATCCATGTGTGATGCACAGTTCTGTTTCACATCTTTGGTGCAGAGTTGTTAAAAGCCTGAACAACGAGATGTTCGGATTTCAAGAAACAACTTGACTCGTTGCTCATGGTTTGAAAAGGTACATTCTACCTTCATAAAAGGAAAGTGATCTTGTATAAGGTTGCAGGTTGGTGCAACAGGCACTGTTTTGTGAGGCACTGCCACTGGAGATTCTTACCCCTGTCGGCGAGATGAGGTTATAATCCTAACCCTTCCAATGTCACTGGCTCATCTGCATTTCCAGATCAAGCGACGCTAAGGAAACTGATTTTTGGGGATTCTGAATGGACAGGTGTTCCCTTATCTCATTTTGCCCTTTACCTAGTTGTTATTGGCTGTAAGTTGTATTAAGGTTCCAGATGTTTGCTGTAGTTTTTCTTCAGTTCTTACTCAGATTTCATTTGTATAGGCAGGTGTCTGTGTAAAGATTCATGTTAATTGGATTATTCCACCTTGAGCCCAGCGTAtcgttttcagtttgtttgccGTTCCTGTTCTCTTTGTACCCCAGCGCTGTGTTCTGGTTGCATGAGTAACCTGCAGTGTACCATATATATAATTCACAGTGGGGTGGATGTCTTTCTGAAGTGGACAGCAGGAGCTGGCTCAGCCCAAGCAGTGATAGAAGCAACTGCGTCTGTAAATTGCGGCTtccagcatttcttttttttttttttttttttttttctaataattagtcgttgccaatttagtttttattattttctccccaatttgaaatgcccaattattttttaggctcagctcaccgctaccacccctgcgctgactcaggaggggcgaagatgaacacacgctgtcctccgaagtctGACTGACTAGTTTAGAAGActttcagaaacacacacacatatatattaatattatatattatatgtattataattaaaaacattaagtAGAACAAAAAAGAGGAAAAATATGAAAGCTTTAATCTCCATGTAGAGGCTTCATGTTTCAGAAAGTGACAATGCCATTGATTGTGAAATGCAAGATTCCAGTGGATGTTTGAATTAACTGATAAGAGGCAAGATAATTGCAAATAGAACTGGTAGAATAAAATCCCTTCTCAAATGCAATGAAGCTTATTGACACAAGCAGGGCGAAATGAATACCCTGCCCAAACGACTTTGGCAGAGCTCCAGCAATAACACAGCTGTTGAAATGGCTTGGTCGCCGAGGCAATGAACACAGCGCTGTGAGGGAATGTTTGTGTGCAGTAAGCTGACATTCAGATGCTTGGCAGCGGCCCTGGGCTGGACGAAAGATAGCGAAAGAGAGAACCTGCCAATAATCCCCCTCTCCGACCACAAGATTGTGTCTTGTTTCATAACAGCACAAGAGTCTCTTTTGAAATGTGAAGTGTAACTGCTCTGCCTTGCAATCTGATCTAAATCATCCTGGTGCAGTGCCGTCATTCTTCGGCATTAATGGAATACAAAAGAGCTCAAAGGCACAGCCAGTAATTGCAGTGCCCCTCATTTGGGGAGGCAGAGGTGGATTCTCACACTTGAGTGTGCTACAGGGTGGGAAGGCAGCAGCAAGGATCCACAAAGGAAGTCTTTAGAAGGCAGGGTTAGTCTCTCAGCATGTAGCTGTAATCCCTGTTTAACTCTCTGCAGTGAGACCCAAGCTAACCACAGTGCAAGTGCGGAGAGCCCCGGGTGAATAAGATTTGAGCGCATCAAGAATGGAAGAGAGCGGAAATAAATGGCAAGTGTCCAGAAGACACTTCCCAAGAAAACGAATTGCTGTGACACCGCTGCACAGCCCATCATGAAAGTGACTAGTGACATGGAAGGTGCCGCATTGAATGTTGGGATCAAACCTGTTGTTGGATACACTGGTGTCCTGCAGTGTTTTATTAGGGGGACTCTGTTGTACGTGACTGGGCTAGGTGAGGGATTGAGGCATTTAAAGTATCGGTTAGAATCCAGCTAATCTCTGTATTTACCCCTTTTTAAAGGCAATTTTTGTTCTGGTTCATACAAAACACTGCATGTCTGTGCATCGCTCGTCACAATCTCATTAggagacctaggagtttatgttgactcagaaatgtcttcatctagacaatgtggggaagctataaaaaaggctaacaagatgcttggatatattgtgagaagtgttgaatttaaatcaagggaagtaatgttaaaactcacctagaatattgtgttcagttctggtcacctcattacaaaaaggatattgctgctctagaaagagtgcaaagaagagcaaccagaattatcccgggtttaaaaggcatgtcgtatgcagacaggctaaaagaattgaatctattcagtcttgaacaaagaagactacgcggcgatctgattcaaacattcaaaatcctaaaaggtatagacaatgtcaacccgggggacttctttgacttgaaaaaagaaaaaaggaccaggggtaaatggagattagataaaggggcattcagaacagaaaataggaggcacttttttacagagaattgtgagggtctggaaccaactccccagtaatgttgttgaagctgacaccctgggatccttcaagaagctgcttgatgagattctgggatcaataagctactaacaaccaaacgagcaagatgggctgaatggcctcctctcgtttgtaaactttcttatgttcttatttcatcTTTTCCAACTGCTTGTCTGCTTTCTTAGCTTaacttttttgttatttgtgcTGTACAACACAAATATAACATAGTATTGACATAAATATCACTTGGCTAACCAACTTCCCTGGCCGTTTTTTAAATCTTTCCAGTTATGTATTGTTATAGTTGTATGGTTgtcccttgcagctgcatttgGGGTATTTTGGTTTGACACAGCTGTGAAAATGTACTGAAAACCAGGAAATTCCATCTTGCCTAATTTAAACCCTGTCTGAATACAGCAGCTCAAAGCTTATTTATAGcactaacacccccccccccccccacttactGTCAAGGATCTTGCTGCATAAACGTATAGATCTGTGCAAAGGAAGAACGAGGCAGAATATAGGGAATTCAGTTTATCCACTTTTGAGGTAAATATGCCAGGATGTATGTATTGTGGGaaataatgtattttgtgacGCAGTAATCTGAATtgcaaaaagctttattttgaataGTCAGGCCATTTTTGTGCGTTTTTTAGACAGCTAATCACATGCATCTGTTTAACAAACTAACAATGTATTACAAACCATATTAAATATCCGTTTTTATAATAGCAAGAAGGTCCTGGTTATATTTACGGAAACCGGGAGCCTTCTGAAGGCAAACTGCGTTTTCTGTTGCAAGGATAATTGCACCATGGAATGTCTGTCTTCCTCCCTACAGAAGAGGGAGCTGTGGTGACGATTGATGTGTCGCTGGCTTACAGGGATGACACCTTCAGCAAATGGACGGAAATGGCACATTCTATAGAGCAACGGAAACTAAGCTGCAACTTTTCAACTCCCAAGGTATGCAAGGCTGATCTCTTGTGTGTCTTGACAAGAAACTAGATTGACCTGCTTACCAGTCCTGTTCTGTCCCTCAGGTTTGCAAAGTGATGGCATTAAACCACTCCCCCAAATGTGGTGTTGATGAAATGTATGGCAAATTATACATACAGTGAGTAATAGCTGAATACAAGCACTGTATGGAACTCTTAcctcccttttcttttttttttttttttttttcagaccaaTGAAAATGAGGGCCGGCATTATGAATGTGACCTCTTGCCTTTCATGGAATTGGGAAGCGTTGCACACAAATATTACCTCATCAACATGCGTCTACCAGTGAACGAGAGGAAAAAAATTAATGTTGGCATTGGAGAAATTAAGGACATCCATCTGGTGGTGAGTCTCTGCAGTTGGAGATTCTTAAGTACTGCCTGGTAACTGGAAAGCACTGTTCAGGCTTGGATTGAAAGACTGTGAACCCTGAACTTATTTAGAATAAAAACACTTCAGTTTAGAGTGATTGAAGACGACTGCTTGTTTTTGGAGTgatctgcatttttttaaaatcctgtctCGCAGGGTATCCACCAGAATGGAGGGTTTACTAAAGTATGGTTTGCCGTGAAGACCTTCCTCACTCCGAGCATCCTCATCATCATGATCTGGTACTGGAGGCGAATTACGTTGATGACACGGCCACCGGTCCTGCTTGAGAAGTGAGTCTGCTACAATCCCCAATTCCTGTCCAGGACTCTGCTTTCTCCCTCCCTGGAACATCAAGACACCAGGCAGCATCCAGCTGCATTTCTTAAGATTTTCTGTTTTACCGTTCGCCTCCTTGATCTTTTGATTTCAGGGTCATCTTTGCACTTGGGATTTCCATGACCTTCATTAACATCCCAGTAGAGTGGTTTTCTGTTGGGTTTAATTGGACGTGGATGCTCTTGTTTGGGGATATCCGCCAGGGGATCTTCTACGCTATGCTGCTGTCCTTCTGGATCATCTTCTGTGGGGAGCATTTGATGGTATGTGAAGTGCAAGTGTGCTTGACATATTAAAGTCTTGTTTGAGTGTGTGGTGCTGTATGCCACACTGATACAGTGCAGGAGCTCTAAATCTGTCGTGGTGGCGGGCTTGCAAATTCCTGTatgtaattgcatttttttgtgtTCCTGCTATGCTTGTTGCTGACATTTCTCACTGCTTCTCTAGGATCAAACTGAAAGGAACCGTTTCGGTGTTTACTGGAAGCAAGTTGGACCTATTGTCTTCGGATCCTTCTGCCTCTTTATTTTTGACATGTGTGAAAGGTAAGCTCGGCAGCTTCTGGATTGCACCAAATCAAATAGTATAAATAGTCTTTTTGCTTTTTCAGGTGCTGCATGAACTACTAAACAATCAGTTAATTGTTTCAGAGACTGATGAGGCGGACACTGCTGCATGCTGTACACAATACCAGTTTCATGACTATTAAATTTTATTTAATAACTGCCCAGATCAGTTAACATATTTTAGTTTGTTCCAGTGCTAAGCTTGTTGTCCAACATGCCATGTTCAAAATGGTATTTTAACTATGACTGGAGATATTCATAAAGACATTTTGAATGTTTCCTCAGGGGAGTCCAGTTGACGAATCCATTCTACAGTATCTGGGCTTCGGATGTGGGCACTGAATTAGCTGTATCCTTAATCATGCACTCCCTGATTTCCTTTCCTTTGGGAATAGCCCTTCACAAATCAACCCATTCCTGTCTTTCAGTAAATAAATGAGAACAACTTCAAAGTGAAAGCAGATGTTGATACAGTTTCCAGTGACTTTTCTGGCTGTTGAGGCATGTGGGTGTGTAAGTAAATGGGCTCCTCCTAGGGTCACCCAATGATTCTGTGACACTGCTGAAATTTAACCCGTTGTTGTTTCCCCTGGACCACACTGATTACGCAGCACATTTTGTGTGTTGCTTAGCTGGTGAATTTGTATTGTCTGATAAAAACAGATCTTTACAATAGGCAGGCAAGTTTCTTCTGAAACCTGACTGGAAATGAATGCAAGTTTAATTAGCACTGTGAATCCCCAAAGAGTATTTTCAAAATTGCTATTTCTAATGGCTCTAAACAGCTtccatttctttgtgtgtgtgtgtccccttAGCAGCTGTCACAATCTGACGGCTTTTTGGTTGGCTGGAGTGTAAGTTGACATATGAGCTGGCTTTTAAAGCATTCATAAGGATTTCTTTTGAAAGCGGGTGGCGGCTTGTCATGTTCTTGGCTGCCGTTAATTGTTAGTAGGCTGAGTGAAGCCAATGTGATTAGTTCTACTTCTTTGGAATAAGGGCCTCCTCTGTCCAGAGCCTCTCACTTCTGATTACTCTCGGCAGTCTCTACTGGGAATCCCTTTCTCGCACCACTGGAGCAGAAGTAGCTTTTCCCCTtttagctcttttttttttttaatgcttctcCTGCCACCTTTTGATGTCTCCAGACTTTCTCAAAACATAACATACATTTATCACCAGTACCATTCTTGCTTCCCAAAGTAACATACAAAGAATTGCAGTTCATtttgtattaatatattaatgatgATTATCATTAGTAAATATATTAACACATATACATCTACCCTTTCTGAAAGCATATCAGTACATTCCCTAACAGAACCTGCAGATGGCTTTCATCATTGTGGCGGGAATCTGTGCCTGTCTGTACTTCCTGTTCCTGTGTTTCATGGTGTTCCAGGTGTTCAGGAACATCAGTGGAAAGAGGACCTCTCTGCCAGCCATGTCCAAGGCTAGACGCCTTCACTATGAGGTGAGCATCGGTAGCATGCCCATTTCAGAGGGGTGCTTGTTTAGAAGTGTGAGGAACGTTCAGGTTTGACTTTCCATTGTCTGCTTAATGGAGAAGCTACAGGGTTCctactaaattttttttttttctttttgacccAAAGTATACAAGACATTTTGTGAAAGTTTGTGttgagtacagtttttttttttttcatacatatATTTAATAAGCAATGCATTCTTCCACCTCGATTTTGTGTTTTCCAGGGGCTGATCTTCAGGTTCAAGTTTCTGATGCTGATCACTCTGGCTTGCGCTGCCTTGACTGTCATTTTCTTTATCATTAGCCAGGTAAGTAACATTCTGCTTGTTTGTGGGGTTGAGATTCATGAAACTGCTCTGCTTCATGAAATATAAAActttacagtgctccccctttataaggcagaCCAGGTTAAACAGCAGTACgttcatggctcccatttgccccataatgcacTATTCTTGTTATAAAGCTGAACAGAAATAGAACATATTCAATTATGGCTCTGAAGTATAGCATTACAAGGGGGGGCACTGTATTTAATCTGTAAAAACAGATGTAAACAACATCTACTAAACTCTTTGGGAATAGGGTCCATACTTGGCTGTGCAAACTGTATCTGACACTAATAAACATTTAACAGAATCTGCATGTTGAGCTATAGACTTCTGAAGTAATCTGAGGCTGCTTTGAAAATCTGTACCGATAGAATATATGTTGGTGTATTTAATTCATCTCTTTACGAAACATCGCTACTTGCAGTATGTTGGTTAAACATACAGCGCCATCTTAAttctccgttttttttttttttccttcacctTGTTTTGTAGGTGAATGAGGGCCATTGGCACTGGGGAGGCTACACTGTCCAAGTGAACAGTGCTTTCTTCACAGGGATCTATGGCATGTGGAACCTCTATGTCTTTGCAATCATGTTCCTCTACGCACCTTCACATAAGCGCTATGGGGATGATCAGTCAAATGGTAAGCTGATGCATGTCTGGACAAAAAGATCCAATTTGACATTGATGTATTGTGACAAAGTCGTAGTGGGACGCTATATAAATTACAGGAGGTTGTGTATGGAAATCTCTGACCTAGATGCATTTCTACTTTTGtctagggttttttttgtttttgtagcacTTTGAATTTCCACCACTAATGGCCGCTGTTGGAAAAATTAGGCTCTGGTGGATTACTAGCTTCTGAGGCAGCCAGGCAGAGATTGGGTTAGGGGATAGGAAGTCCCACCCATATTAAGAATAAAAGGAAGCTGGCAGGGCTTGGAGGGGAAAGGTGAAGCAGGAAGTGCTGGGGTGGATGCAGGTTTTGCAGACAAAACTTACCGATGAGAACCAAGAAGAAAATTGGTTGTCTTATAATTGTGTATTGTTGGCGCGAAGAAACCACAAAGATACTGAGTAACTTAAATTTGAAATGTGTTTGGTTAGCAACTGGAAATGGCTAACTGAGAAGGAAAAGAAACCAAACGGCGAACCTGATCTTTTAAGGCCTGTTTGAAAGAGTGCTGAAAGTGTCAAGCAGGAAGCCATGACAAACAAGGAGTCCAGACTGGGGATCACTGGAGTAGCAGTGCACCAGAAGAAACCCAGAACCTGTTGGTCTACCAAGGCAAATGGTGTTATACTGGTGTCACATTTTATACTATTTGTATTGGTAATACTGGCATGGTTTTTGAGTGTTGTGTGCAGAAGCAAAGACAAAACAACACTGTTAGGATTGGACTGTTTTATTCCTTGGGAACCGTGGAAGAGAAAGGGAAGCACAGTTGGTACCCAGCAATCACCTGGAacattaaactaaacaaacaaactttaACCTGTTACTTACCTGGTTGGTCTGGGAAGAAGTCACGGTTCTAGGGTAGCCCAGTGGGTGTACCATGGTTCTCTAATCGCAGAGAACTGGTATACCAGCTTTTACCACCAGAGGGTGGTAAGACTAATCCTAAAGAGATATACTTCCCTCTGCAGAGTCAAAAACCCTTTTGGGCTCTTCGTTGGAAGTTGGGGTGGTATAGTGCACATGTAAATAAATGTGCCAGGTGGCTTACTGGAAATGGGTTAGTCTCATTACTGGCAGTCAAGGATTTCCTATATCAAAGTATTAAAATGTTTCTGATTTGGGAACAGACTAAGAATTAATGCCTTACTTTAACAGTAGAACTgccggattttcgaactacctagaacctccacgtgggtcactttgacccataagtttttaaactgctttgttatgaaaatgaaagacatactatcggatacaactaaAGTtatattcatgaacatcatatctaacatttgcatcacaaacgctatttaaatgaaaaattaaacataaaaggctttatttttaaaatgagcgcatatacagcacgactacaaactataataaaatacaaatttcagaagaaacgggtatgtacatacaccccgtgtacaggtgtaaacggatATATGTACACAACTATAGAACCAAAATCAtcatttctaatactacataaaaagaaaatataacactacttccggtatgatggctgcattgtactctatggaggagcaggtgcagtt
The Acipenser ruthenus chromosome 10, fAciRut3.2 maternal haplotype, whole genome shotgun sequence DNA segment above includes these coding regions:
- the LOC117402337 gene encoding protein wntless homolog isoform X2 gives rise to the protein MAGAIIENMSTKKLVIVGVILVIFQVFSFLVGGLIAPSPTSAVHYLATKCVDVRKHHQNSKWFMPWGPNQCEKIRDFDEAMIKQIKANEIVFAVHIPLPNSEMSPWFQFMLFILQFDIAFKMGNQIEEGAVVTIDVSLAYRDDTFSKWTEMAHSIEQRKLSCNFSTPKTNENEGRHYECDLLPFMELGSVAHKYYLINMRLPVNERKKINVGIGEIKDIHLVGIHQNGGFTKVWFAVKTFLTPSILIIMIWYWRRITLMTRPPVLLEKVIFALGISMTFINIPVEWFSVGFNWTWMLLFGDIRQGIFYAMLLSFWIIFCGEHLMDQTERNRFGVYWKQVGPIVFGSFCLFIFDMCERGVQLTNPFYSIWASDVGTELAMAFIIVAGICACLYFLFLCFMVFQVFRNISGKRTSLPAMSKARRLHYEGLIFRFKFLMLITLACAALTVIFFIISQVNEGHWHWGGYTVQVNSAFFTGIYGMWNLYVFAIMFLYAPSHKRYGDDQSNGDLGVNSGEEIQLTTTITHVDGPTEIYRMTGKESQE
- the LOC117402337 gene encoding protein wntless homolog isoform X1; protein product: MAGAIIENMSTKKLVIVGVILVIFQVFSFLVGGLIAPSPTSAVHYLATKCVDVRKHHQNSKWFMPWGPNQCEKIRDFDEAMIKQIKANEIVFAVHIPLPNSEMSPWFQFMLFILQFDIAFKMGNQIEEGAVVTIDVSLAYRDDTFSKWTEMAHSIEQRKLSCNFSTPKTNENEGRHYECDLLPFMELGSVAHKYYLINMRLPVNERKKINVGIGEIKDIHLVGIHQNGGFTKVWFAVKTFLTPSILIIMIWYWRRITLMTRPPVLLEKVIFALGISMTFINIPVEWFSVGFNWTWMLLFGDIRQGIFYAMLLSFWIIFCGEHLMDQTERNRFGVYWKQVGPIVFGSFCLFIFDMCERGVQLTNPFYSIWASDVGTELAMAFIIVAGICACLYFLFLCFMVFQVFRNISGKRTSLPAMSKARRLHYEGLIFRFKFLMLITLACAALTVIFFIISQVNEGHWHWGGYTVQVNSAFFTGIYGMWNLYVFAIMFLYAPSHKRYGDDQSNAGDLGVNSGEEIQLTTTITHVDGPTEIYRMTGKESQE